In Astyanax mexicanus isolate ESR-SI-001 chromosome 5, AstMex3_surface, whole genome shotgun sequence, a single window of DNA contains:
- the LOC103025091 gene encoding phosphoribosyl pyrophosphate synthase-associated protein 1 isoform X3 translates to MNVGRSGYRVFSANSTPAGSELAKQITERLGVELGKSVVYQESNRETRVDVKESVRGQDIFIIQTMPRDVNTAIMELLVMAYALKTSCAKNIIGVIPYFPYSKQCKMRKRGSIVCKLLASMLAKAGLTHIITMDLHQKEIQGFFSFPVDNLRASPFLLQYIQEEIPDYRNAIIVAKSPSAAKRAQSYAERLRLGLAVMHGEAQCAESDMADGRHSPPAFRPSCGPPGLELPWKHQAPFPGIELPMMMAKEKPPITVVGDVGGRIAIIVDDIIDDVADFVAAAEILKERGAYKIYIMATHGLLSADAPRLIEESAIDEVVVTNTVPHEVQKLQCPKIKTVDVSMILAEAIRRIHNGESMAYLFRNVTVDD, encoded by the exons GCGTCTTGGTGTGGAGTTGGGAAAATCAGTGGTCTACCAGGAGTCAAACAGAG AGACCAGAGTGGATGTGAAGGAATCAGTGAGAGGACAGGACATATTCATCATTCAGACCATGCCCAG AGATGTGAACACAGCAATAATGGAGCTGCTGGTGATGGCGTACGCACTGAAGACATCCTGCGCCAAGAACATTATCGGGGTCATCCCATATTTCCCCTATAGCAAACAGTGCAAGATGAGGAAGAGAGGCTCCATTGTCTGCAAGCTGCTGGCCTCCATGCTCGCTAAAGCTG GCCTGACTCACATCATCACTATGGATCTGCATCAGAAAGAGATCCAGGGCTTCTTCAGCTTCCCTGTTGACAACTTGCGAGCTTCACCCTTTTTACTGCAGTACATTCAGGAAGAG ATTCCAGACTACAGAAATGCTATTATAGTTGCAAAATCCCCCTCGGCTGCAAAGAG ggctcagtcGTATGCTGAGAGGTTGAGGTTGGGTTTGGCAGTGATGCACGGTGAAGCCCAGTGTGCTGAGTCAGACATGGCCGACGGTCGGCATTCGCCCCCTGCATTCAGACCCTCCTGTGGACCCCCCGGCCTTGAGCTGCCCT GGAAACACCAAGCTCCATTTCCTGGCATCGAGCTTCCAA TGATGATGGCCAAAGAAAAACCGCCCATCACAGTTGTGGGAGATGTTGGGGGTCGAATTGCCATCATTGTG gatGACATCATCGATGATGTGGCAGACTTTGTAGCAGCAGCAGAGATCCTGAAGGAAAGAGGAGCATATAAAATCTACATCATGGCCACCCATGGCCTGCTCTCAGCGGATGCTCCTCGCCTCATAGAGGAGTCTGCCATAGatgag GTGGTTGTGACCAACACTGTCCCCCATGAGGTCCAGAAGCTACAGTGTCCCAAGATCAAAACAGTGGACGTCAGTATGATTTTAGCCGAGGCCATCCGGCGCATCCACAACGGCGAGTCCATGGCCTACCTGTTCCGCAACGTCACTGTGGATGACTAG
- the LOC103025091 gene encoding phosphoribosyl pyrophosphate synthase-associated protein 1 isoform X4 yields the protein MSFSACVCVRVTHTQNHDIVCENRVQFARDVNTAIMELLVMAYALKTSCAKNIIGVIPYFPYSKQCKMRKRGSIVCKLLASMLAKAGLTHIITMDLHQKEIQGFFSFPVDNLRASPFLLQYIQEEIPDYRNAIIVAKSPSAAKRAQSYAERLRLGLAVMHGEAQCAESDMADGRHSPPAFRPSCGPPGLELPWKHQAPFPGIELPMMMAKEKPPITVVGDVGGRIAIIVDDIIDDVADFVAAAEILKERGAYKIYIMATHGLLSADAPRLIEESAIDEVVVTNTVPHEVQKLQCPKIKTVDVSMILAEAIRRIHNGESMAYLFRNVTVDD from the exons ATGTCtttttctgcatgtgtgtgtgtccgagtcacacacactcagaatCATGACATTGTGTGTGAAAACAGAGTGCAGTTTGCAAG AGATGTGAACACAGCAATAATGGAGCTGCTGGTGATGGCGTACGCACTGAAGACATCCTGCGCCAAGAACATTATCGGGGTCATCCCATATTTCCCCTATAGCAAACAGTGCAAGATGAGGAAGAGAGGCTCCATTGTCTGCAAGCTGCTGGCCTCCATGCTCGCTAAAGCTG GCCTGACTCACATCATCACTATGGATCTGCATCAGAAAGAGATCCAGGGCTTCTTCAGCTTCCCTGTTGACAACTTGCGAGCTTCACCCTTTTTACTGCAGTACATTCAGGAAGAG ATTCCAGACTACAGAAATGCTATTATAGTTGCAAAATCCCCCTCGGCTGCAAAGAG ggctcagtcGTATGCTGAGAGGTTGAGGTTGGGTTTGGCAGTGATGCACGGTGAAGCCCAGTGTGCTGAGTCAGACATGGCCGACGGTCGGCATTCGCCCCCTGCATTCAGACCCTCCTGTGGACCCCCCGGCCTTGAGCTGCCCT GGAAACACCAAGCTCCATTTCCTGGCATCGAGCTTCCAA TGATGATGGCCAAAGAAAAACCGCCCATCACAGTTGTGGGAGATGTTGGGGGTCGAATTGCCATCATTGTG gatGACATCATCGATGATGTGGCAGACTTTGTAGCAGCAGCAGAGATCCTGAAGGAAAGAGGAGCATATAAAATCTACATCATGGCCACCCATGGCCTGCTCTCAGCGGATGCTCCTCGCCTCATAGAGGAGTCTGCCATAGatgag GTGGTTGTGACCAACACTGTCCCCCATGAGGTCCAGAAGCTACAGTGTCCCAAGATCAAAACAGTGGACGTCAGTATGATTTTAGCCGAGGCCATCCGGCGCATCCACAACGGCGAGTCCATGGCCTACCTGTTCCGCAACGTCACTGTGGATGACTAG